The genomic DNA GCCCCTTATTCCTGGCATCGCCGAGACGACGCCCGGTTGGCGCTTCCGTTTTCTCCCCTAGCTCCTGGGCCATATCGCCCCCTCACTCTCCGCGCCGAGCGAGCCCACCCAACCCTCGACCACGCGGACCATCCCCGACATGGCGTCGGCACTGACATCGCCGATCACGTGCATCGAGATCGCCAATACAAAGACCCCGAGCAGGATCTTGAGCATGAATCCGATCGTCATCGTGTTGATCTGAGGCACGAACTTGCCGAGCAGCCCCATCACGACCATCAACGCACCGACGGCACCCCACACCGGGGCCGCGATACGCGCCGCGAGCTCCATACCAGAACCGAGCACACCGACAAAGGTCTCCAGAGGCAGATTCTCGACCCCGAACCCGCCCAGCGGCACACGATCGAACGTCGCAAGCAAAGCAAGAAAGAGACTCTCCAATCCACCGATGACAACAAACGCCGCGAAACCGACAAAGAACAGGAGCTGCCCGACCGCATCGACTTCCGCGTCTGTCTCAGGGTTGTAGACACGGGCGAGATTCATGCCCATCTGATGACCCATCAACACACCTGCGAGGTCGAGAGCCAGCAGCGGGGTGACAGCGATCATCCCGATCGAAACACCGATCATCGTCTCGGAGAACAGCAACCACGGCAGCGAGATCAGATCCGGCTTGATGTCCGCCCATCCCGCGCCAATCACCATCGGTGCCGCAGCCAGCCCGAGCGCGGCCGCCAGCAACGCCCTCGCACGGAGAGGCAGCGTCAGACTCGACACCATCGGCGCGAAGACAAACAGGCCCGCGATGCGAGCGACCACGAGCAACCACGGAACTGTCTGGCCCAGCAGGGCCTCGACGCCCGGCATCAACGGACTCCTAAGACAGTGTAAATGCCTCGATCGCATACTCGATCAGACGCTGGGCAATCCACGGGATAAGCAGTGCCGCGACGATCACCATGACCGCGATCTTGGGCACAAAGGTGAGCGTCTGGTCCTGGATCGAAGTCACCGACTGGAAAATGCTGATCCCAAGCCCAACAAGCATGCCGACAAGCAGGATCGGCGCAGCGATCTTGAGCATCACAAGCAGCATCTGCGTTGTCATCTCGATCACACCGTCGTTCATCAGAGATCCCCTTCACGCATCAGCACACCACCCCGATCAGCCCCGGCGCTATGTCGTGCAAGACCGCGAGCACACCATCAGGACCGAGCAACATCGCGCTCCGAACGCCCGACTCGACGCCCTCGCCTCCCTGTCCCGTCGTCACGAAACTCGTCAGCAGACCCCCGACAACCAGCCGCCAGCCGTCCACAAGGATGAATAGCAGCAGCTTGAAAGGCAGCGAGATCAGCACGGGCGGCAGCATCATCATGCTCATCGAGATGAGGATGCTCGCGATCACCATGTCGATCACGAGAAACGGCAGATACACCCTGAAGCCCATCATGAACCCGACCTTCAGCTCGCTGAGCACGAACGCAGGGATGAGCGTCACCATATCGACGTCGCCCCGGGTCAGACGCTCCGGCTCCGTCGTATCCACGCCGCGATACTCGAGCACCATGTACACGCTCGACCAGTTGCCGCTGGCGTCGATCTGGTCAAACATGAAGTCCCTGAGCGGCTGACGCGCCTTGATCCACAGCGTGTCGTAGTCGGTGATCTCCCCCTGCCTGTACGGCTCAACCGCCTCATCCCATACTCGCTGCGCTGTCGGAGCCATCACGAGCATCGTCATGAACAGCGCCAGCCCGGTCACGACCTGAGGCGGCGGCAGCGTCTGCGTGCCCATGGCCTGCTTCAGCAGGCCAAGCACGACAAGAATCCGCAGAAAGCACGTGCAAAGCAGCATGATCGATGGAACGAGTGAGATAACAGTCAGCACCAGCATCACGTTGATCGCGGCCGACAGCCCCACCCCTTCACGCGACCCTGCACCACGTCCCGTCAAAGTCCCCGCCGCATCGTCGAGCACACGAAGCGGATTCAGCGTGCCCGACATCGAGCTTTGCAGCAGGTCGTCCCCGCTCGATGCAGCACCTATCGACCCGCTCTCAACCGGCGGCCCGAACTGCGCGCCAGCAGGCCACACCATGAACGCCACGACGAGCATGATGCACAGCAACCGGCTCATCGGCCTCCTCCTCGCCGAATGGCTTCGATTCTCGATCGAAGTGCCTCCGCCCCATCCTGCTTGCTCCCTTGCCCTGTGTTCCCAACTTGAACTGCGGGCGTCTGCTGCCGAACAAGCGGCTGGGAACGAGCGATTGGCTCACTTCCAGCCGCGTTCTGCCGAGCAGCAGATCCACGCCGACCCCCGACACGCTCGAACCAGTCGGCACGCTCGATCGGGGGCACAACGGTCACGGCGCGCTCAGAAGCTTGCGCCGGCTCACTCATCTTCTCGATGATCTCTCTGAACTTCCTGGCGACGCTCTCTCCGGACTCATCGCGAGTCTTCACAAGAATGGACGCCACATCCTCCGGATCGCTGAGCTCAGCCAACGTCGCAAGCCGCGCCCCGCCTCGCCCAGCCGTCTGTCCCACAAGGATCACCCTGCGATCCAGTTGCAGGAGAAGCAGCGACTGCCCGCGCGCGATCGGATACCGCCCGAGCACGCTAAGAACCCCGGCGGGCGCTCTTCCGCCAGGGCCACAAGCGCCCGCGATGCCCCCGTGTTTCTTTGCAATGAGTCTGATACCGGCAGCAAAGCCCACGATCACGACGATGATCCCGCCGAGCACAATCAGCGTTCGGGCCTCCGATGCCACACCACGAGAACGCTCCTCGCTGCCTGATCGGAGCGGCTTGGCCTCGACTGCGGGTACGCCCAGCGGCCGACGCTCTTGCGCAGCCATGTCCGTGCTCGCGACGACTGGACCTCGAACGTCCGTTGCTCGCGGCACAACCGCCGCCGACACATGCTCCTCCGGCTCTGGGC from Phycisphaeraceae bacterium includes the following:
- a CDS encoding flagellar biosynthetic protein FliR, whose protein sequence is MPGVEALLGQTVPWLLVVARIAGLFVFAPMVSSLTLPLRARALLAAALGLAAAPMVIGAGWADIKPDLISLPWLLFSETMIGVSIGMIAVTPLLALDLAGVLMGHQMGMNLARVYNPETDAEVDAVGQLLFFVGFAAFVVIGGLESLFLALLATFDRVPLGGFGVENLPLETFVGVLGSGMELAARIAAPVWGAVGALMVVMGLLGKFVPQINTMTIGFMLKILLGVFVLAISMHVIGDVSADAMSGMVRVVEGWVGSLGAESEGAIWPRS
- a CDS encoding flagellar biosynthetic protein FliQ, which produces MNDGVIEMTTQMLLVMLKIAAPILLVGMLVGLGISIFQSVTSIQDQTLTFVPKIAVMVIVAALLIPWIAQRLIEYAIEAFTLS
- the fliP gene encoding flagellar type III secretion system pore protein FliP (The bacterial flagellar biogenesis protein FliP forms a type III secretion system (T3SS)-type pore required for flagellar assembly.), with product MSGTLNPLRVLDDAAGTLTGRGAGSREGVGLSAAINVMLVLTVISLVPSIMLLCTCFLRILVVLGLLKQAMGTQTLPPPQVVTGLALFMTMLVMAPTAQRVWDEAVEPYRQGEITDYDTLWIKARQPLRDFMFDQIDASGNWSSVYMVLEYRGVDTTEPERLTRGDVDMVTLIPAFVLSELKVGFMMGFRVYLPFLVIDMVIASILISMSMMMLPPVLISLPFKLLLFILVDGWRLVVGGLLTSFVTTGQGGEGVESGVRSAMLLGPDGVLAVLHDIAPGLIGVVC
- a CDS encoding flagellar biosynthetic protein FliO produces the protein MGRKNDIIPFRAMRAAVCGVLIGVASQVVCGSGPEPEEHVSAAVVPRATDVRGPVVASTDMAAQERRPLGVPAVEAKPLRSGSEERSRGVASEARTLIVLGGIIVVIVGFAAGIRLIAKKHGGIAGACGPGGRAPAGVLSVLGRYPIARGQSLLLLQLDRRVILVGQTAGRGGARLATLAELSDPEDVASILVKTRDESGESVARKFREIIEKMSEPAQASERAVTVVPPIERADWFERVGGRRGSAARQNAAGSEPIARSQPLVRQQTPAVQVGNTGQGSKQDGAEALRSRIEAIRRGGGR